In one window of Qipengyuania profundimaris DNA:
- a CDS encoding UrcA family protein: MRRMILTAAAAAISLTSPALAASQNAEVAVDYNDLDLSQAAHVEVLEERVRQAAREVCNVATASDRACVRKTVKAAMAEVEQRTPAVLASR; this comes from the coding sequence ATGCGTCGCATGATCCTTACCGCCGCAGCCGCGGCCATCAGCCTTACCTCGCCGGCCCTCGCCGCTTCGCAGAACGCCGAAGTCGCGGTCGATTACAACGATCTCGACCTGTCGCAGGCGGCCCATGTCGAGGTTCTCGAAGAACGCGTCCGCCAGGCCGCTCGCGAAGTCTGCAATGTCGCGACTGCATCGGACCGCGCTTGCGTGCGCAAGACGGTCAAGGCCGCCATGGCCGAAGTGGAGCAGCGCACTCCGGCGGTTCTCGCCAGCCGGTAA